In one window of Candidatus Schekmanbacteria bacterium DNA:
- the cobA gene encoding uroporphyrinogen-III C-methyltransferase, which translates to MKSRTNRKKGKVVLVGAGPGDEKLITLKGIEAIRKADVIFYDRLINKSILKYASKQSKLIYCGKRAGADNNSQLEINRLILAEAEKGKSVVRLKGGDPFLFGRGAEEVEYLSEKDITVEVIPGVSSAIAVPESIGVPITHRQYASTVVITAGKRADGKPASLKEEAKILKSKKGATLIVLMTVSGLKKITASLIRAGVSRRTPAILIQEGTLPTQRAAGGNIGNIVRIAEKMKVKSPAILVVGETVRLGERLVSTEKPLLGKKILITRPKSKDERLSTLIRERGAKAINVPVIKVCERDVKAIKDKILNEINEAEWIIFTSKTSVNIFEKKLMRKVQKIGLKKIKICAIGEATADTLNKIGIEVDFVPEEYSSRGIAKGLRKRAVNDKKILVFRSSSGNSILRESLKAMGGKIKEYCLYDIVTAIENKDALKKKLSSGIDVVVFTSSMAVRSFFKLAGKNFFKMNGSKPLFAVIGDITEKELEKYNLKADIKPPKFTIPELADSICKYFYRKE; encoded by the coding sequence ATGAAAAGTAGGACTAACAGGAAAAAGGGAAAAGTAGTGCTCGTTGGAGCGGGTCCCGGCGATGAAAAACTCATAACTCTCAAAGGAATCGAGGCAATCAGAAAAGCAGATGTGATTTTTTATGACCGCCTAATAAACAAATCAATTCTTAAATATGCTTCAAAGCAGTCAAAGCTCATATATTGTGGTAAAAGGGCAGGTGCTGATAACAATAGCCAGTTAGAAATCAACAGACTAATTTTGGCTGAAGCAGAAAAAGGAAAATCCGTTGTCCGCCTTAAAGGGGGGGACCCTTTTTTATTTGGACGAGGAGCGGAGGAAGTTGAATATCTAAGCGAAAAAGACATTACCGTCGAGGTTATTCCGGGTGTTTCCTCGGCAATTGCCGTGCCTGAGTCTATTGGTGTCCCGATTACTCATCGGCAATATGCTTCGACAGTTGTTATAACGGCAGGCAAAAGAGCAGACGGGAAACCAGCATCGTTGAAGGAAGAAGCAAAGATATTAAAAAGCAAAAAGGGGGCTACTTTAATTGTCCTTATGACTGTTAGCGGCCTTAAAAAAATAACTGCATCCTTGATAAGAGCAGGTGTTTCAAGAAGGACTCCAGCAATTCTGATTCAAGAAGGGACCTTGCCGACTCAAAGAGCGGCAGGTGGAAATATTGGAAATATAGTCAGGATTGCAGAAAAGATGAAAGTTAAATCACCTGCGATTCTCGTCGTGGGAGAAACAGTTAGACTTGGCGAAAGATTGGTTTCAACTGAAAAACCGCTGTTGGGTAAAAAGATTTTGATAACAAGGCCGAAATCAAAAGATGAAAGATTGTCAACATTGATTAGGGAAAGAGGGGCAAAGGCAATAAATGTTCCAGTAATTAAAGTATGTGAGCGAGATGTGAAAGCTATAAAAGATAAGATTTTGAATGAAATCAATGAAGCTGAATGGATTATTTTTACAAGCAAGACATCAGTGAATATCTTTGAAAAGAAACTTATGAGGAAGGTACAGAAGATTGGATTAAAAAAGATTAAAATATGTGCCATTGGGGAAGCCACGGCTGATACGCTCAATAAGATAGGTATTGAAGTTGACTTTGTACCTGAAGAATATTCTTCAAGAGGAATTGCCAAAGGTTTGAGGAAAAGAGCAGTTAATGATAAGAAAATCCTTGTCTTTCGATCTTCATCAGGAAATTCGATATTGAGAGAATCTTTAAAGGCTATGGGGGGAAAGATAAAAGAATATTGTTTATATGATATAGTAACGGCCATTGAAAACAAAGATGCTTTAAAGAAGAAGCTTTCAAGTGGAATTGATGTTGTTGTTTTTACATCTTCTATGGCTGTCAGAAGTTTTTTCAAATTAGCAGGCAAGAATTTTTTCAAGATGAATGGGAGTAAGCCTCTCTTTGCTGTGATAGGAGATATTACAGAAAAAGAGCTTGAAAAATATAATTTAAAAGCAGATATTAAGCCGCCTAAATTCACAATACCAGAATTGGCAGATTCAATATGCAAGTATTT